A genomic segment from Paraburkholderia sabiae encodes:
- a CDS encoding tyrosine-type recombinase/integrase: MMHDHDLLGPWVRRFLLEHLVAERNLSHNTQVSYRDTLTLLLPFISREAKVPVDRLSVKDVSAVLVRVFMDYLERNRGCRTVTRNQRLAAIHSLARFIGMRSPEHLDWCAQVRSIPFKKTTKTVVGYLDRHEIDAILRVPDCHTELGMRDYALLLFLYNSGARANEAASLQIGNLGLGTSASVRILGKGNKWRICPLWPTTAATLRPLVASSNSEAPVFRGRTGDRMTRFGVHRIVAACAAKAADQVDSMRGKRISPHTIRHTTAVHLLRAGVDINTIRAWLGHVSVDTTNVYAEVDLEMKARALACLDVTGLPRPRSARASKPSIMEFLQRL, encoded by the coding sequence TGTTGCCGAGCGTAACCTGTCACACAACACGCAGGTCAGCTACCGCGATACGTTAACCTTGCTGCTGCCGTTCATCAGTCGTGAGGCGAAGGTGCCGGTCGACCGGTTGTCCGTGAAAGACGTCTCGGCAGTGCTGGTTCGTGTTTTTATGGATTACCTCGAACGTAATCGAGGTTGCAGAACAGTCACGCGCAACCAGCGACTTGCAGCGATTCACTCGCTCGCCCGTTTCATCGGAATGCGTTCGCCGGAGCACTTGGACTGGTGCGCGCAGGTTCGTTCAATACCGTTCAAGAAGACCACGAAAACGGTGGTCGGCTATCTCGACAGGCATGAAATAGATGCGATCCTGCGCGTCCCAGACTGCCACACTGAGCTCGGTATGCGTGATTACGCGCTGCTTCTGTTTCTCTACAACAGTGGTGCGCGTGCCAACGAAGCGGCATCGTTGCAAATCGGTAACCTTGGACTTGGCACATCAGCATCGGTGCGCATCCTGGGCAAAGGCAACAAGTGGCGAATATGTCCGTTATGGCCGACAACGGCTGCGACTTTGCGACCACTCGTCGCGAGCAGCAACTCTGAGGCCCCGGTGTTTCGGGGACGGACTGGCGACCGCATGACCAGGTTCGGAGTTCACCGGATCGTGGCAGCGTGTGCGGCGAAAGCGGCTGACCAGGTCGACTCGATGCGAGGCAAACGGATCAGCCCGCATACCATTCGGCATACAACCGCGGTCCACCTGCTCAGAGCTGGAGTTGACATCAACACGATACGAGCTTGGCTCGGCCATGTCTCGGTGGATACAACGAACGTCTACGCGGAGGTCGATCTGGAAATGAAGGCGCGGGCATTGGCGTGTCTGGACGTCACGGGTTTGCCTCGACCCAGAAGCGCTCGCGCATCCAAGCCGTCCATCATGGAGTTCCTGCAGCGACTATAA